The nucleotide sequence TGGTGGATTTAATATGATTACGGCTATTCTCGTGCTCATATTGGAGAAAACACCAATGATAGGTACTTTAAAGAGCTTAGGTGCTTCTGACCGCAGTATCCGCAAGATATTTTTGTATAATGCTACCTATATCATAGGCTTGGGACTCTTATGGGGGAATGTTTTAGGATTCTTATTGCTCTGGTTACAACAGCGTTACAGCCTTATCAAGTTAGACCCTGCCACCTATTATGTAACCGAAGTACCGATTGCTTTCACTCCTCTGTGGGTGTTATTGCTCAATATAGGCGTTTTGCTATTGTGCTTGCTAATGCTACTCATTCCTACCTATGTGATTACCAAAATATCACCTACTAAATCTATGAAGTTTGCGTAAATAATTTGAGATAGTGCAAAAGTGAGTGCATAATTATTTAAAATCTTTGCTTTATTCAAAATAAAGAAGTACATTTGCCACAAATTAAAAAATGTGACTATATGAAAAGAAATATTAGCACTTTGGACAAGAATATCCGTTTGCTCATTATCGTTATCACTGCGATATTGGGGTATTTTAACGAGTTTTCTATTACCATTGCTTCCGTGTTATCAGGCGTTTCTATATTGCTTTTGGTAACCATTCTCATTAATTTCTCACCCATTTACGCACTTTTAGGTATCAGTACCTATAAGCCTAAAGAAAAATAATTATTATGACTTCTTTTTTTAACGAAACTCCCTTTGTCTTTCCTTTTAAGAAAAACGAAGTAAAACGTTGGGTGAAACGCGTAGCCCAATCCGAAGGTAAAGAGGTGGGCAATATCAACTATATTTTTTGCGATGATGAGTATTTGCACAAAATAAATGTAGAGTACTTGCAACACGACACCCTTACCGATATCATCACCTTTGATTATTCTGAGGGCAAAGTGCTCCATTCGGATATTTATATTTCGGTAGAACGTGTAAAGGAGAATGCTAACATCTTTAAAGTGCCGTTCCAAAGAGAACTCCTGCGGGTATTGGCACACGGCTTGTTACACCTCTGCGGTTATAAGGATAAAACACCGGAAGACAGTGCGCTAATGCGCAACAAAGAAGAAGAAAAGATGAACCTTTTTACGGTTGTTTAGGAAGAGTAGATTTGAGCTTTATAGTAAAACTCGCTAAATAACCATAAATAAGCAAAAGTAAGGTGCCTATGTAGATACTATTGTCAAAAGCATAGAAATTTACAAATGAGAAAACAACACTCATTCCAAGGAAGATTTTTATCTTCCTTTTTTTATAGGGTATCGGATAGTATTTTTGTCCGTAGTAATACGAAATAAACATCATCGCCCCATAGGTGATGAGTGTTGCTAACGCCGCCCCTTTATAACTGAGCCAAGGAATAAGCGCAAAGTTGAACACTACCGTAATAGCCATTCCTACTAAGGATACGATAGCCCCGAAACTGGTACGGTCGGTTACTTTGTACCACACCGAAAGACTGTGGTAAATACCCAAACAAAGGTTAGCTAACAAGATAATAGGTACAATCCAAAGGGCTTCCCAATAGGCTTTGTTAGGTATCAAAATAAGTTTAAAAACATCAGTGAATACGGTAATAAAGAGCAAAATAAAGCCTCCGCAAACAATGAAATATTCAGTGATACGAGCATAGGTTTTAGGCGCATTCTTATCCTGTGCACTGCTGAAAAAGAAAGGTTCTATACCAAGTTTATAAGCAGTAACAAAGAGGTTCATAAATACCCCCATTTTGTAACAAGCAGAATAAATACCTATAGTTCCATCGGCAGTATCAGCGGGAAGGAGCATACGCAAGAACACTCGGTCAAAACCTTCGTTTACGGCAAAAGCAATACCTGCCAATAATACAGGGAAAGCATAAATCATCATCTCTTTCCAAAGTCGATAATCAAAACGGAAATGTATTTTGAAATAGATAGGCAACAAGACAATGAAAGTCGCTAAACTCGCTATTACGTTGGCTAAAAAGATATAATATACACCACCGTTGGTAGCAAGGGTTTCAGCAGGTAAATAGTTCAGGTAGTAAATGTTAAGAGCTAAATTCACTGCTGTATTCCCTATTTTAACAATAGCATAAAGTTTGGCTTTGCCTTTGTTCCTGAGCCACGCAAACGGAATAACCACTAAGGCATCGAGTACTAATATATAAATGGCAAAGACAATATACTGTACATCGTAGTTCAGCCAGGAGGCAATAAAGTGTCGCAATAAGTAGGCAATCAGCAGGAAAAACAAAGAGCTGACTGTAAGAGAAGTAAGTGCAGTAGATTGTACCTTCTTCTTCCGTTCGCCTTTGTTCATAAAGCGGAAGAAAGCTGTTTCCATACCGTATGATAGCAGTACGTTCCCCAAGATAAGATAGACAAACAACCCTGAATAGATACCAAAATCGGCAGTATCGAGTTTATTCACGTACAACCTTGTGAGCAATAGGGTAAGCACACGAGGGAGTACAGTAGCAATGCCGTAGATAATGGTATCTTTAAAAAGTTTTTTCAACATAAGGCGTTTTTATTATCCAAATAGTTCTTGTATTGCATCTTCTATCTTGGCAACTTTTACAATCCTAATTTTAGTATTTTTAAGGGCTATTTTGTTATATTTTGATACAAAAATAGTGTTGAAGCCTAATTTCTCAGCTTCTGTAATGCGTTGCTCTACGCGTTGTACAGGGCGTATTTCACCGCCTAATCCTACTTCGCCGGCAAAACAGACGTCCTTTTCAATTGCTATATCTTCGTTAGAAGATAGGATAGCCATCGCCACTCCTAAGTCAGTGGCGGGGTCGTCGATAGTAATGCCTCCGGTAATATTAAGGAAGACGTCCTTAGCTCCTAAGCGGAATCCTGCGCGTTTCTCAAGCACTGCCAAAAGCATATTGAGGCGTTTGGCATTGAAGCCCGTAGTACTGCGTTGTGGTGTTCCATATACCGCTGTACTTACGAGTGCTTGTATTTCAATCATCAGCGGACGCATACCTTCCAAAGTGGCAGCTATGGAGGTACCGCTAATCGTCTCATCGGTTTTGGAAATGAGAATCTCCGAAGGATTATTTACCTCACGCAATCCGTTGCTAAGCATCTCGTAAATACCTAGTTCGGAAGTAGAGCCAAAGCGGTTTTTCAGTGAACGCAAGATACGGTACACGTGATTACGGTCGCCTTCAAACTGCAAAACCGTATCGACCATATGCTCTAATATCTTAGGTCCTGCTATTTGTCCGTCCTTAGTGATATGCCCAATGAGTATTACAGGAGTGTGAGTAGTTTTAGCAAACTTAATCAGTTCGGAGGCACATTCCCTAATTTGAGAAATACTCCCTGCTGATGCCTCTATATAATCAGATTGAAGGGTTTGGATAGAGTCGATAATCACGATTTCGGGCAAGAGTTCTTTTATCTGCTGAAAGATATTTTGCGTCTTAGTTTCAGTGAGGATAAAGCAATTATCGAGCTTATGCGGAATGCGGTCAGCGCGCATTTTTATCTGTTTCTCACTTTCCTCCCCCGATACGTAGAGGGTACGATAAGGCAAGTTAAGAGCTATTTGTAGCAGTAGCGTACTCTTGCCAATGCCAGGTTCACCCCCTAAAAGAGTAACCGACCCCGGTACAATTCCACCACCCAAAACGTTATTCAATTCGTGGTTGTTGCTATTGAGGCGCGCCTCCTGTTGTGTATCGATTTGCGAAATAGAGATATACTTAGGAGCTTTACTCTTGATAGGTGATTCTTTCTCTTGCCAAGCAGGAGCAGTGTCTTTCTGTACGACTTCTTCCACAATGGTATTCCACTGCTTGCAGACGTAACACTGTCCTTGCCATTTGCTGTATTGTGCTCCGCAATTCTGACAGAAATATGCTGTTTTTAGTTTTGCCATTTTTTAGGAGATTAGATGTTAGGAAGCACGAGCTACAAGCTCGTGCCAGCATAGATAGAGGTTAGGTTTTAGGCGTTAGATTATCTGGAAAAGCAAATTATCTATTGTTCATCGTTAATTGCAAAAGATATTGCCCGTATTGGTTTTTGAGCATTGGTTTTGCTAACTCTTGCAACTTTTCAGCAGTAATCCAACCTTTACGATAGGCTATTTCTTCCAAACAAGAGATTTTGAGTCCTTGACGTTTCTCTAAGGTTTCTACGAAGTTTGATGCTTCGCTAAGTGAATCGTGAGTACCCGTATCAAGCCACGCAAAACCGCGCCCTAAAAGTTGTACTTTTAATTCGCCGTCGTTTAGAAACTCTTGATTCACCGTAGTAATCTCCAATTCACCTCGTGCTGAGGGTTTGATACTTTTGGCTACTTTCACTACTTTATTGGGGTAAAAATAGAGTCCTACTACGGCATAGTTAGATTTAGGCTGTGTGGGTTTTTCCTCAATGCTAAGCACATTACCCGCGGTGTCAAACTCAGCTACTCCATAACGTTCAGGGTCTTTTACGTAATAACCAAAGACAGTAGCTTTGTGTTCTTTCTTTACATTCTCTACCGCTTGAGCGAGCATTTTCGAGAAACTCTGTCCGTAGAAAATATTATCTCCTAATACCAGGCACACATCGTCATCGCCTATAAACTCTTCGCCTATGATAAAAGCTTGAGCCAAGCCATCGGGACTGGGTTGCTCGGCATAGCTAAGGCGAATGCCGAAGTCGGAACCGTCACCTAAGAGGCGCTCAAAACCTGGTAAGTCCTGAGGAGTAGAAATTACCAATACCTCGCGAATACCCGAAAGCATCAGCACCGATAATGGGTAGTAAATCATTGGTTTATCGTAAATAGGGAGCAATTGTTTAGAAACTCCCTTAGTAATGGGGTAAAGGCGTGTACCTGAACCGCCTGCTAATATAATTCCTTTCATCGGTTGTTAGTTTTTTCAGACGTTAGTAATTACTATAACTTTCATATTATTTTGAGCATTGCCCAAAGTCGTTATACGACAAGCTATCAAAAAAACTTTGGCAAAGGTACAGTATTTATTTGAAATTAGCAAATGTGCTATTAATACCACAATGCCAATTGTTGAAGGTAAAAGATAAAAGATAAAAGGTAAAAGGTAAAGTGTGAGCTCGTAGCGCAACAGACAGATAAAATTAGTAAATTAGTAAATGAGTCAATTAGCAAATGGGGACGGGAGAATAAAATAATGTAGATATAAAAAGCTTATAGGAAAGACGAACAATGAACGAACAAAAGACGGTGCGAGCCGCACGGGCAGATAATGAAAAGACGAACAAAAGACGAAGAAAAGACGAACAAAGAACGAAGAAAAGACGAACAAAGAACGAAGAAAAGACGAACAAAAGACGAAGAAATGACGAACAAAAGACGAAGAAAAGACGAACAATGAACGAACAAATGACGAACAAATGACGGTGCGAGCCGCACGGGCAGATAAAGAAATGACGAAGGAAAAGTGGGGGTAAGTTAAAGCTAAGATAAAAATAAAAAGAGGGTTATTAGTAGATTTCAACTTTGCCGAAGTTTGAAACTTTGGCAAAGTTCGTACATATAAACGAATAAATGACGGTGCAAGCCACACGGGAAAATAGACAATGAACAAAGGAAAAGTAGAGACAAGGTGGTGAAAAAGCGGAGAGCAAACGGAGAAAAACGACTGGAAAAATTAATTAGAAAATAATTTTGGGTAAATGAAAATAAATTCCTACCTTTGCCAAATTAACACATAAATAAGATTAAAGATTATGAAGAAATTACTAGCCTTAATAGCTTTTTTATGGGTAATGACCGCCTGTGAAAAATCAGGGGAAGATACGCCCAAAAATACGCAAACTCAAATACCTTATGATTGGGATTTTTATTTGAAGCCTTCTCGGTTGTATGCAGTAAAAAATGAAAAAAATGCCGAGTTGAAAAAACTGTATTACCAAGTGTATGGTACGCCCTGCGGAGATTGGTATGATGGAATTAACCCAAACAGTAAGGATAGCGACCTCTATCTAAAGAATTTTGTTGAAGGAGCTGAACACGCTCGCAAAACGCCTATTGTAGTGATTTACGGTATCCCCAATCGCGATTGTGGCTCGTTTTCAAAAGGTGGACATCCTAATGCTGCTTCTTACAGAGCGTGGATAGATCGCGTAAGTGCCATTATTGGAAAACGCCGTGCAGTAGTAATTATCGAACCCGATGCTATTAACTACTGTAGACATAAAAAGGGCTCGGCTGAGTACAAAGAACGCGCTGATTTGCTTACTTATTGTGCAAGAAAGCTAAAAGAGAATAACCCTAATGTAGCGAGCTATATTCACGCTGGGAATTCTGTTTTGGTTACACAACACCCTGAAGCTGTTGCCAATGCCATTATAGATGGAGGCTTACAATATATGCGTGGTTTCGCACTGAATGTTTCGGGCTTAGGAGGCACTGCTGAAGAACAAGCAGGAGCCGAGAAATTTGTAACTTACTTAGCTTCTAAAGGCTTTAAAGATGTGCATTACGTGATTGACACAGGGCGCAGTGGCATCAATAGACCTAAACACCAGAATGCAAATGCTCCTTATAACTCTTGCAATAACTTTAATGCAGCTTTAGGCCCGCGTAGCACTACCAAAACCACAGGTGCACACGCCGATGCTTATTTATGGATTAACGGAGGAGGTGGCTCTGACGGTGAATGTAATATGGGAGCCCCCGCAGCGGGAGATCCTTATCCTGAATATACGAGACACTTGGTGCAAAACGCTATGAGAGTAAAGAGTATAGAGATTTTGGAAGTACCTCAAAACTTAAAATAGTCGTAACACGACAGGCAATTATAAAATAACCTTTATCATTGCAAAGATAAGAATAATACAGATAAATAAGATTAATGATTATGAATAAATTACTATCCTTAGTAGCTTTTTTATGGGTAATGACCGCCTGTGAAAAATCAGGGGAAGAGAGCGACCCCTCTACACAGACTCCAACAACGCAAACCTCTACTACACAAACTCCTACTACTCAGACCCCTACTACACCTCCTATTACGCCTCCGGTTACTCCTCCTATTCCACCTAACCCACCACAAGGTAAAAAGCCGGTAGCTTATGACTGGGATTTTTACTTGGAGCCCTCTCGGTTAGACGTAGTAAAAAATGAAAAAAATGCCGAGTTGAAAAAGCTGTATTACCAAGTGTATGGTACGCCCTGCGGAGGTTGGTATGACGGCGGTGTTAGTCCTGGTAGTGGTGGTAAAGAGAAAAATGACCGTTGGCTTAAAAACTTCGTTGAGGGAGCAGAACGCGCTCGCAAAACGCCTATTGTGGTGCTTTACGGTATTCCCAATCGCGATTGTGGGTCGTTTTCAAAAGGAGGGCACCCTAATGCTGCTTCTTACAAAGAGTGGATAGACCGTGTAAGTGCCATTATTGGACAACGCCGTGCGGTGGTTATTATTGAACCTGATGCCATTAACTACTGCGGTCACCCAAGAGGCTCAGCTAAATACAATGAGCGTGCTGAACTGCTTAATTATGCCGCTGAAAAACTAAATAAGAACAACCCTAATGTAGTGAGCTATATTCACGCTGGGAATTCTGATTTGGTCACAAAACACCCTGAAGCTGTTGCCAATGCTATTATAGATGGAGGTTTAAAATATATGCGTGGTTTCGCACTGAATGTTTCGGGCTTAGGAGGCACTGCCGAAGAACAAGCCGGAGCCGAGAGATTTGTAACTTACTTAGCTTCTAAAGGTTTTAAAGATGTGCATTACGTGATTGACACAGGGCGCAGTGGTATTAATAGACCTAAACACCAAAATGCAAATGCTCCTTATAACTCTTGCAATAACTTTAATGCAGCTTTAGGCCCGCGTAGCACTACCAAAACCACAGGTGCACACGCCGATGCTTATTTGTGGATTAACGGAGGAGGAGGCTCTGATGGTGAATGTAATATGGGAGCCCCCGCAGCGGGAAAGCCTTATCCTGAATATACAAGACACTTGGTGCAAAACGCTATGAGAGTGAAAAGTATAGAGATTTTGGAAGTACCTCAAAACTTAAAATAGTCGTAACACGACAAGCAATTAGAAACTTTGGCAAAGTGTGTGAAGAGTCGTAGCACAACAGAAGAGACATTTTATTTACATTGCCATTGGAAGTCTTCGACTTTAGATTGCATTTCGGGACGGTACTCATAGTGCCACCACTCTGAGAAAATAGATTTAAAGTTATATTTGTTGAGTACACCCTTCAACAACTTGCGATTCTCAAGTACCTTTTTAGGGAGGGTCGTGCAAGTGTGATGTGCTTTTTTACCAAAGAAATCAAAAGGAGTACCCATATCTAATTCCTTGCCTTGTGCATCTACAAGGGTAAGATCGACAGCAGCCCCGCGATTGTGTTTAGAACCTTTCGCGGGGTTTGCTACGTAGTGGGTACCTGGAAGTATCTTCCACATCTTTTTCTGTACCGAAAGCGGTCGGTAGCAGTCGAACAATTTAATGCGGTATCCCAACGATTTAAACTCTTCATTAGCTTTTACCAAAGCCTTTGCAGTACTCTTGCGGAGATAGCATTCTCCACAATCATATACTGCTTGTTTGAGAAAATTATCGGGGGTGGCGTATTTCATATCGAATACAAAGTCATTAGAAAGGCTTCTGAGGAGCACAAAATCATTCTGCTGTGCTAAAAGTGAGGACACTGATAATAATATAAAAAGTTGTAAGAGGTATTTCATAAGAGTGATTTTCGGCAAAAGTACAAAAAAACTTAAAAAAGGCTTGCTATATGTAACAAATTTACTACTTTTGTGCTATGATTCAGAAAACAGTACAAATACTCAACAAACGGGCAAAATTTGAATATGAAATCCTCGACAAATACACGGCGGGGATTGTGCTCGTGGGTACCGAAATAAAGTCTATACGAATGGGAAAAGCCTCGATAGCTGAGAGTTTTTGCGAGTTTAACGATAAAGGAGAGCTTTTCGTAATCAACTCTACCATTGAAGCATATGACTTTGGCACCTATTACAACCACCGCCCAAAAAGTGAACGCAAACTGCTTTTGCAGAAAAAAGAACTTCGCAAACTCAATAAAGAAGTGAAAAATAGCGGACTTACCATCGTACCTCTCAAACTCTTTATTAACGAAAAAGGCTTGGCTAAAATGGATATAGCCTTAGTACGCGGTAAGAAATTGTACGATAAACGCGAAACTATTAAAGACCGTGATAACAAGAGAAACTTGGATAGGCTGATGAAGAAGTAAGTCCTCACCCCGTTCCCCTCTCCCAAGGAGAGGGGCAAACTGTGAATTAATTATTAACAATTAATCATTAGATAAGTGTATAGAGATTTTAAAGAACTCCCCGATGATGCCCGTGTGTGGGTATACCAATGCAACCGTAGCTTTACAGAAGAAGAGCAAAAGCAACTGCATACACAATTAGAAGAATTTATAAACCACTGGATGGTGCACGGTAAGGATTTGCTATCATCATTTGAATTGCGCTATAACCGATTTATAGTTATAGGAGCATTACCCGATGCCCACGGTGTAGGAGGTTGTTCTCTTGATGCTTTAGCGCACTTTATTCAAGAGCTTGAAGCCCAATACAACGTTACATTGCTTGACCGTATGAATGTGAGTTACCGTCAAGGTGAACACATCGCCTATAAAAACCTTGCCGATTTCAAAAAAATGGTAAAAGAAAAAGCAGTATCGGCACAGACTATAGTGTTCAACAATTTGGTAAATACTAAAATAGAATGCGAAGAGAATTGGGAAGTGCCTTTGGAAGACAGCTGGCACAACCGGTTTTTATAGTGCGAGCCACAGTGCGAGCCGCACAAGCAAAAAGTGCGAGCCACACAGGCAATAAGTGCGAACCACACAGACAATAAAAGAAGTATGAACTTTGCCAAAATCTGAAACTTTGGCAAAGTGTAGCGACGCAAATGCGATTTTAAGACTTTTCGGACAGCCTTTTTTATTGTTAATATATCTGTCCTCTTAGTAAGTCTTCGAAGGTTTCTGCCTTTCTGATAAGTTTAGCTTCCCCATTCTGCCACAATACTTCTGCTGGACGCAAGCGTGAATTGTAGTTGCTCGCCATAGTGTAGCAATAGGCACCTGCATTGTGAAAGCACAATATATCGCCCTCAGTAATCTCAGCTATTTGTCGGTTGGAGGCAAAGGTATCGGTCTCGCATATATACCCGACTACTGAATAGAAACGATTCTTACCTTCGGGGTTAGAAATGTTTTCGATATAATGATTAGCCCCGTAGAACATTGGTCGGATAAGATGATTGAAACCAGAGTCGATGCCTGCAAATACCGTAGAAGTGGTTTGCTTTACTACATTCACCTTTACTAAAAAGTAGCCTGCTTCACTTACTAAAAACTTACCAGGTTCGAAAGCTAATGTAAGGTTGCGACCGTACTCCTTGCAGAAATCAGCAAAGCGACTGCTGAGACGTTCGCCCAACTCTTCTATATTGGTTTGTATATCTCCCTCTTTATAAGGCACTTTAAAGCCACTGCCAAAGTCGATAAATTGTAAATCCTTAAAGTGTTTAGCGGTTTCAAAGAGTATTTCGGCAGCGTATAGGAACACATCAATATCTAAAATATCACTACCTGTGTGCATATGGATACCGTTGATGTGCATCTTTGTATTCTCGACGATGCGCAAGATATGCGGTATTTGATGAATGCTAATACCAAACTTACTATCGATATGCCCTACCGAAATATTGCTATTACCGCCTGCCATCACGTGTGGATTGATACGAATACACACGGGTATCTCAGGGTGTTGTGTGCCAAACTGCTCCAAGAACGAAAGATTATCGATGTTGAGCTGTACTCCTAAGCGCATAGCCTCCTCAATTTCGTCCATTGAGACACCATTAGGCGTAAAAATAATTTGCTGAGGGTCAAAACCTGCCAGCAATCCCAACTGTACTTCCTGAATAGAAACGGTATCGAGACCAGCCCCCAAGTCCTTCATCAATTTCAAGATAGAAATATTAGAAAGGGCTTTCATTGCATAGTTGATGCGCAACTTGGGTACTGAGGCAAAGGCATTGGTAAGTCGGTTATATTGAGAAGCAATCTTCTGGGCATCATATACATATACAGGGCTACCGTAAGTATTTGCTATGTTTAGTAAATCGTTTATTTTCATTGAATATACTGTTGTTTAAATGATTATAGGGCACAAAAGTACAAATAATTAGCAAAATGGCAAATAATATTAATAATACCAGAAATGCCAATAATACTAAATTAATGACAAATGATGGTGTGAGCCACACAGGCGGGTGTGAGCCACACGGGCAGATAAAATTAGTAAATGAGTCAATTAGCAAATTAGCAAATGGGGTGGGAGAATAAAATAATGTAGAAAGAAGCCTTATTTAATGATTAATGGTTAATGATTAATTTAGGAGAAGCTTATAGGAAAGACGAACAAAAGACGGTGCGAGCCACACAGGCAGTCGTAGCACGACAGGCAGATAATGAAAAGACGAACAAAAGACGAACAAAAGACGAACAAAAGACGAACAAAAGACGAACAATGAACGAAGAAAAGATAAATCTAAGGTGGAAATAAGAAGAAGGTTATTAGTAGAATTCATACTGCAACGGCGAAGGGTATATGAAGATGGGGTTGTTTTATGTGTGAAAAACAGTAGTTTTCAGATATTTAAATAATAATTTCAAATTAATTAAACGACTGGAATACAGTATATAATAAATTAGTATACACAAAAATAATCTGAAAAAAGAGAAAAAAGTTTTGCCGTTTCAAAAAATAGTTATACCTTTGCGCCCTGAATATAAATAACACATTAATAAATAGAGAAAAAAATGGCAAGAGTTTGTGACTTAACAGGCAAAAAAGCATTGGTGGGCAATAACGTGTCACACGCAATGAACAAAACTAAACGTAAATTCAATGTAAACCTCCGTACAAAACGTTTCTTCATTCCAGAAGAGAATCGTTGGATTACCCTAAAAGTATCGGCAACTGCAATTAAAACTATCGACAAGAAAGGTATCTATGCAGTGCTTAAAGAAGTAGAACGTAACGGATATATTAACTAATTTAAAAGAATACTAAAATGGCTAAAAAAGGAAATAGAATTCAGGTTATTTTGGAGTGCACTGAGCACAAAGAGTCTGGTTTACCAGGAACTTCACGTTACATCACTACCAAAAACAAAAAAAATACCCCAGATAGATTAGAGCTTAAGAAGTTCAACCCTATCCTCAAGAAAGTAACTGTTCATAAAGAAATTAAATAATTAAAACGTTATGGCAAAGAAAACAGTAGCAACCCTACAAGGTAAATCTAAGAAGCATACTAAAGCTATCAAAATGGTGAAATCACCTAAAACAGGTGCTTATACTTTCGTAGAAAGCGTAATGGCTCCTGAGCTCGTTGATGAATTTTTGAAGAAGAAATAATTAAATTTTCTCTATTTTTATCATATTTAAAAAAGCTGTCGTGAGACGGCTTTTTTGCATATATAAACTTTTTTACTACCTTTGCACTCATATCCTAAAATATACAATAAGCTATGGCATTGCAATTTCTGAAAAATATCTTTTCAAAAGAAAAGAAAGAAACCTTA is from Capnocytophaga ochracea DSM 7271 and encodes:
- a CDS encoding YgaP family membrane protein; translated protein: MKRNISTLDKNIRLLIIVITAILGYFNEFSITIASVLSGVSILLLVTILINFSPIYALLGISTYKPKEK
- a CDS encoding M15 family metallopeptidase — translated: MKYLLQLFILLSVSSLLAQQNDFVLLRSLSNDFVFDMKYATPDNFLKQAVYDCGECYLRKSTAKALVKANEEFKSLGYRIKLFDCYRPLSVQKKMWKILPGTHYVANPAKGSKHNRGAAVDLTLVDAQGKELDMGTPFDFFGKKAHHTCTTLPKKVLENRKLLKGVLNKYNFKSIFSEWWHYEYRPEMQSKVEDFQWQCK
- the rfbA gene encoding glucose-1-phosphate thymidylyltransferase RfbA — translated: MKGIILAGGSGTRLYPITKGVSKQLLPIYDKPMIYYPLSVLMLSGIREVLVISTPQDLPGFERLLGDGSDFGIRLSYAEQPSPDGLAQAFIIGEEFIGDDDVCLVLGDNIFYGQSFSKMLAQAVENVKKEHKATVFGYYVKDPERYGVAEFDTAGNVLSIEEKPTQPKSNYAVVGLYFYPNKVVKVAKSIKPSARGELEITTVNQEFLNDGELKVQLLGRGFAWLDTGTHDSLSEASNFVETLEKRQGLKISCLEEIAYRKGWITAEKLQELAKPMLKNQYGQYLLQLTMNNR
- a CDS encoding glycoside hydrolase family 6 protein — protein: MKKLLALIAFLWVMTACEKSGEDTPKNTQTQIPYDWDFYLKPSRLYAVKNEKNAELKKLYYQVYGTPCGDWYDGINPNSKDSDLYLKNFVEGAEHARKTPIVVIYGIPNRDCGSFSKGGHPNAASYRAWIDRVSAIIGKRRAVVIIEPDAINYCRHKKGSAEYKERADLLTYCARKLKENNPNVASYIHAGNSVLVTQHPEAVANAIIDGGLQYMRGFALNVSGLGGTAEEQAGAEKFVTYLASKGFKDVHYVIDTGRSGINRPKHQNANAPYNSCNNFNAALGPRSTTKTTGAHADAYLWINGGGGSDGECNMGAPAAGDPYPEYTRHLVQNAMRVKSIEILEVPQNLK
- the ybeY gene encoding rRNA maturation RNase YbeY, producing the protein MTSFFNETPFVFPFKKNEVKRWVKRVAQSEGKEVGNINYIFCDDEYLHKINVEYLQHDTLTDIITFDYSEGKVLHSDIYISVERVKENANIFKVPFQRELLRVLAHGLLHLCGYKDKTPEDSALMRNKEEEKMNLFTVV
- the smpB gene encoding SsrA-binding protein SmpB, producing the protein MIQKTVQILNKRAKFEYEILDKYTAGIVLVGTEIKSIRMGKASIAESFCEFNDKGELFVINSTIEAYDFGTYYNHRPKSERKLLLQKKELRKLNKEVKNSGLTIVPLKLFINEKGLAKMDIALVRGKKLYDKRETIKDRDNKRNLDRLMKK
- the radA gene encoding DNA repair protein RadA: MAKLKTAYFCQNCGAQYSKWQGQCYVCKQWNTIVEEVVQKDTAPAWQEKESPIKSKAPKYISISQIDTQQEARLNSNNHELNNVLGGGIVPGSVTLLGGEPGIGKSTLLLQIALNLPYRTLYVSGEESEKQIKMRADRIPHKLDNCFILTETKTQNIFQQIKELLPEIVIIDSIQTLQSDYIEASAGSISQIRECASELIKFAKTTHTPVILIGHITKDGQIAGPKILEHMVDTVLQFEGDRNHVYRILRSLKNRFGSTSELGIYEMLSNGLREVNNPSEILISKTDETISGTSIAATLEGMRPLMIEIQALVSTAVYGTPQRSTTGFNAKRLNMLLAVLEKRAGFRLGAKDVFLNITGGITIDDPATDLGVAMAILSSNEDIAIEKDVCFAGEVGLGGEIRPVQRVEQRITEAEKLGFNTIFVSKYNKIALKNTKIRIVKVAKIEDAIQELFG
- a CDS encoding lipopolysaccharide biosynthesis protein, which translates into the protein MLKKLFKDTIIYGIATVLPRVLTLLLTRLYVNKLDTADFGIYSGLFVYLILGNVLLSYGMETAFFRFMNKGERKKKVQSTALTSLTVSSLFFLLIAYLLRHFIASWLNYDVQYIVFAIYILVLDALVVIPFAWLRNKGKAKLYAIVKIGNTAVNLALNIYYLNYLPAETLATNGGVYYIFLANVIASLATFIVLLPIYFKIHFRFDYRLWKEMMIYAFPVLLAGIAFAVNEGFDRVFLRMLLPADTADGTIGIYSACYKMGVFMNLFVTAYKLGIEPFFFSSAQDKNAPKTYARITEYFIVCGGFILLFITVFTDVFKLILIPNKAYWEALWIVPIILLANLCLGIYHSLSVWYKVTDRTSFGAIVSLVGMAITVVFNFALIPWLSYKGAALATLITYGAMMFISYYYGQKYYPIPYKKRKIKIFLGMSVVFSFVNFYAFDNSIYIGTLLLLIYGYLASFTIKLKSTLPKQP
- a CDS encoding glycoside hydrolase family 6 protein gives rise to the protein MNKLLSLVAFLWVMTACEKSGEESDPSTQTPTTQTSTTQTPTTQTPTTPPITPPVTPPIPPNPPQGKKPVAYDWDFYLEPSRLDVVKNEKNAELKKLYYQVYGTPCGGWYDGGVSPGSGGKEKNDRWLKNFVEGAERARKTPIVVLYGIPNRDCGSFSKGGHPNAASYKEWIDRVSAIIGQRRAVVIIEPDAINYCGHPRGSAKYNERAELLNYAAEKLNKNNPNVVSYIHAGNSDLVTKHPEAVANAIIDGGLKYMRGFALNVSGLGGTAEEQAGAERFVTYLASKGFKDVHYVIDTGRSGINRPKHQNANAPYNSCNNFNAALGPRSTTKTTGAHADAYLWINGGGGSDGECNMGAPAAGKPYPEYTRHLVQNAMRVKSIEILEVPQNLK